A stretch of DNA from Spiroplasma endosymbiont of Nebria brevicollis:
AACAGCTAACATTAAAGCAGTATTATTATTCATATTTTTCTTCCTTTCAAAATGAAAACTATATTTAGTTTTGACATGTTTTTGGACTTTTAAATTTGCTCTAGTTGTTTATTCATATGTAGTAGGTTTATCAAGTTCTAATATTTCTTTTCTTTTTTATTCTACAAGCATACTTACAACTCAGGATCTTTTTAAAAAACAAAAAAACTCAATAGCAAACTCTAATAATTGCTATCAAGATTTTTGAATCACATATCTTACTTTTTAGTTAAATATTTATTTAACACTTAACTGTAAAATTATAACCTAAAAATTTAAAAATTAAACATTTATTTTGTTATATATTTATTAAAATAAATAATGAAAAGAAAATTATTTAGCTTTGTTGTTAGCACCACAAGCAACAATTTTAGTTCTCGAAACAGTTTGGACAGCATCAATCGCAGCTTGACCAAAAATCCTTGCATCAAATAATTTAGGATCTTTTTCAAAACTATCTTTTAAACTTTGAGCATAAGCAACTTTTAAATCAGTCCCCATATTAACTTTGCAAATGCCAGCATTAATAGCTAATGCTAACTGTTCATCATCAACACCTGAAGCACCATGTAGTACTAATGGGATTTCTGGCATTTTGCTAGCAATTTGTTTAATTAAATCAATTTGTAATAATGGTTTACCTTTGTATTCACCATGCTGAGTACCAACAGAAATGGCTAAGGCATTAATATTAGTTTTATTTCTAAATAGGACTGCTTCATCAATATTAGTATAAATATTTGTGTCACTATTCATGTCGTCTTCTTTACCACCGACATGCCCAATTTCTGATTCAACAGCAATTCCTAAAGGCGCTGCAAATTGCATAATTTCTTTGGTTTTTTCGATGTTCTCTTTTAAAGGGTATTTAGACCAATCGAGCATTACTGAACCAAAGTCACTACTGATTTTGGTTTTAATAAAGTGTGGATCAAAGCAATGGTCTAAGTGCAAGACTATCGGCACTGTGGCTGTATTAATGGCACTATTAGCAATGGCTAGTGTATAGTCTAAACCCATGAATTTAATGGCACTAGCAGTAGCCATAATAATTACTGGTGAATGTTCTTGTTCAGCAGCAAGGATAATACCTTTTAAAATTTCTAAATTATCAAAGTTAAAAGCAGGGACAGCGTATTTGTTGTCTTGGGCGTGCTTTAACATTTTTATGAAGTTACCTTTCAGTTGAATCACCTATTCTATGAGTTAATAATTTAATTATATACTGAAAAAACCTGAATTGTAAAATTTAATGGAGGGCATTGTTTGAATAAGTTTACTTTCTTGTCTTCAAATTTGTAAAAATGATTATTCAATCCTATTCCAATATTGTTTTTTAAAACAAAAGTAATTAATGATAAACTTATATTATGAAAATATATTAAGTATCATAATTGGCGACACTTTAAATTTAATTAAGTATCATTGGGATTTTTATATTAATTTTTTTATCAGTGTTTTTAACTAATAGTGCCCTTAATAGTAGAGAAAATGTTAATAGCGTTTTCACAAGTTTAAATCAAAGTAATATGTATAAATATACTATTAATGCATTTCGCGGTACGATTAGTGATAAAGGGTTCCAAACAATTGAAAATCATTTTTTCCCCACAACTAAGTTAACTAAAGACCAAAAAGATTTAATTTCTGATAATCAAACTATCACATCTCCTGATAGTAGTGCTAATGATGAAATTCAAAGATGAAATTATAATTTTCGTGCGTGATTAATTAATCAAGAACTAACTAATTAATTTGGTACAAATAATTACCAATTAGCAGGGCAATACTCAATAACTAATATTGCTACTATTAATAGCAGCAATTATCATATTCGGTTAGAAAATGGTTTTAATGATAAGAATTTAACATTTGTTAATAATACAGGTAATATTGAAAACAAATATAATCTAAAAACTTCTGATATGATTGTTTTAACACAAGGTCATATGCCAACAGCAGACAATGAAGTAGTAATAAGCAATCTTAAATCTAATGCTAATTATAGCCTTAATAGTATCGTAACTATTAATGGAAAAGATTATACTATTTCAAATTATATTTGAAATAGTATTTATAATACTGACTTTACAGTCTTTCTCAATAATTCCAATATGAATAAATTATGATTACCACAAACAAGCAATAACACCAACTCTCGCTATAGTTACTTTTTTGTTAATATGGATAGTAGTCAATACACAACATTTATGACAAGTTTAAATACTAATTTTACTCGTCCTTTAAATGTGATTAACTTTCAAGATTTATTTAAAAATAATATTAGTTTTCAACTAGCTAATGCTGAAACTTTAATTTTTAGTATTTTTGGTTTTGTGATATTTATTATTAGCGCTGTTATTATTACTATTTTTTTAAAAAAAGGAATTAAATTCGCAAAAATTTTCATTAGGTATTTTAATGAGTTTAGGAGTCAAAAGTCGAA
This window harbors:
- a CDS encoding class II fructose-bisphosphate aldolase: MLKHAQDNKYAVPAFNFDNLEILKGIILAAEQEHSPVIIMATASAIKFMGLDYTLAIANSAINTATVPIVLHLDHCFDPHFIKTKISSDFGSVMLDWSKYPLKENIEKTKEIMQFAAPLGIAVESEIGHVGGKEDDMNSDTNIYTNIDEAVLFRNKTNINALAISVGTQHGEYKGKPLLQIDLIKQIASKMPEIPLVLHGASGVDDEQLALAINAGICKVNMGTDLKVAYAQSLKDSFEKDPKLFDARIFGQAAIDAVQTVSRTKIVACGANNKAK